tgtttagtgctcaatggctcacaaataagcatatttgtgaaataattagaagtgactaattagttttatttaatcattatcatatttgccctgtgatgcttttaatggctctctagtagagcaatgcatttgttcagatgcaggcatacaagaagtactagagctaaaacgaagaatcacaagcagcgcttcaattgtttctgtcctaCGCCTACCAGACATGTCTTGTATGGCCAGGGtagaaaggaaaagtgtttatgttcttcacatgccggacgtgtccggtatgtctaccagacatgtctggtatggtaggaaccagagcactaattgggatgcaattgtggtttgatccatatgatttcatatatccttaatttgctcagaagcttgtgatctatcaaacctaagtgggttgtgagtatgtctcaacgaaatttaaatatggcaaattactttgtgttggtcaaaatagaaaattgactcccaaattcttaaaagaataaagtgcttgttgaaagtcagtcaaattacttgtggtacttatttagggggagctcagtttctattttgcaccattgtagactaacaaatttatctagtattatttgtagtcctttggatgaaaattgatttcatatatggtatgattatttgacaagtgaggtcaacatgatgttgtcatgccatgtattatctcagtggtgatattgtggactaacaaatttatctagtattatttgtagtcctttggatgaaaattgatttcatatatggtatgattatttgacaagtgaggtcaacatgatgttgtcatgccatgtattatctcagtggtgatattgtgggctcaagacaaaggtatgtatttacatacatgcattgtaagtgcatctaaggccctttatatgctagtgtgtgcatttgtgtgatataggatagatgtttttcaaaatccctaactagcatgtgtaggtggtgtggtttttgaaaatcatgtggtttttgggtctttgtgacctagtcatgtcatattgtgattattgctacccttggttgattatttgcctaatcacatgtgacatggttctctcaagtccataaaaatccctatgttcgtctaaaatctctctcaagtttttgaaaatcataattttgccaaatattcgaaaaagagaaaatcaattcttagctaattcatgtcccctaagtgagaatcctaagcctatttcaattgatgcaaatattatgcctaggaaggtttgttattgtaccttattggttagtattgcaaaaattccgctattcatactaaggctatgcctaagtatgttgcgtctaacatgagaggacccaaactagtttgggtaccatcgaaaagtggatgatcgtttgtaggtaccatggcattggagatttgattcaatgaaattattattgttcatcttatgttgaatcaagtattaaaacctagtgcaattctatcccaatgccaagtcaaaattgagtgaagtccatatgctatcaacatacaagtgtcatattcaagttgtgggaatttattgatatatttgaatgcctgcaaataagtggagttgaagcttgcaaagatgatcataagctattaaggtatatctcttgttgatcaaagtttatttgggtgcatatgagttaattgaattggatatatatgcatatgttgcttgctatgagatgtttgaatggattaaatgcttaagtaatcaagtttgaagttggtttgattggatatgttcataagatttcttgtagtaagtggtttgaatggacatatgtcttgtgagagtattcaaacaagttgatttcaagtttggttcaatttggagaaaaatagctcaattattgaaatctgtccaatattgaaaatctgagctagcaatgatcattgacatgtttgagcaaccaaatctatttgtattggcttgaaatttagtctgcatgctctacacttatggtattagttgctgtgcaaattttatgagatttggataagtgatacttcggatttggagtagatcttgtcagctatagtgcagcagttttcagcatgtagcagtgtggaaagatatgaaatctggtagcaatatagaagtcaaaagaagctaaaatttttacagctactagaaggcttagtgtgtcacatcttcaccaaattttgtggtttttggatatgtactttgggagatataatttattctttgaagagtacagaatctgccagaaaagtgataattattggattgatcaaaagtcacttagattcaaaggtcctcaaattagaatcatatctataagtgattgaggtacctatgttttggttttggtttgagatagaagcatgacaaatgatgagtacaagacaatttatttgaagagtgtatctggtacacatttggtactcaagctagagatcaagaccaagatcaagatgaagatgaagtttaagttctagtgataattggagatcttttgatagaaacaaaaggacttaaacaagtagaaagaaaaggacttaaagaaggattcaaagttattcatcaaattaagtccaacaatatggatcaatcaaacaaaatctttcaagtggatcaagtggtttcctttcaagttatttcaagtgagtatcaaggatgatTTTTTGGACAGAGGTCACTTCGctctaggcttggatggctaaaattgaagtggtaatctaaagggacatttgaggtacttggttgaagaaaatcaagagattagtctagaaagcaagcaacactcaaaagagaacaagtcatgaaatttcaagtggtatcatgaaatttcaagtggtattacaagtggtgcatcttttagttctctcaagcaagcaatgatcaaagaagaagcaagccaaccacaacaagaagagtgcacttgatcattagtgattctcaattcatatgggtgaagaataggaattcaaagaattggtatctattggtcttcaccaagcttataattagacttcatggtgctattggagaaatgaattgaaatctatatgactatcttcctctccaatatagcaaaggtatcattgtattgtgcatgatcatttttcatcccttactagtatgcggttagtgcatatagtacatgcttataggatcatgcattacaaatgaaaatttttagactcatagaataccactattgcttgaatgattatataatctagtggttagtatatgagttggttcatgagctagtaaacccatgtacttgatctattttgaattgcaaacaagtgacaagtacaacctctttaagatgacaaagggggagagtttaatacaaagggagagattagtacaaagtttgaactttaagcaccctttgtgctttgtgtgacagcttgtagcccctttgtccttagtatgtcattgttggacctttgtggtgatagatgacaaagggggagagagactgattaaagcttcaggatagtttcatttgcttatctttatacctgaagatatgtactgcaggctgtcgtttcttgtttttgagcttcattgatgtatcttggatttgagatagattgtatcatgtgagagatgagactcacttatgctttatctatgtatctcttgagatatgatctttttttatatatcggtggtttctggacttgagaaaatgtgtaatgagtgctatgtgtgaattacatgtgttatatttattttcataaggactatgcatgctagaatgaaaatatttgatgtgatgcctttatatttattcttgtgtgatatatcttgtcatatgcatcacggtttaactttgtcacacacacatgcaccccacgaatgaaatgatttagggggagtctcctatatgttttagtatgtgcaattgacatttaaggtcattttgtgaattctaatcataagcacatattaagggggagcctctcataaatcattgaacccaaaagtttaaatgtttatatcattttgtaagctttaatcaagttgtcatcaatcaccaaaaagggggagattgaaagtgcatctagccctttagtgggttttggatgattgaatgacaacgtgattaaataactaacccgtttgctaagtgtggacaggtaataggttatctcacaggtacttaatgaaagccaaaataaagtgttgttgtataaacaatctagttcaagcacaagacaacaatgcaaatggaattcatgcaaatgcttgtttattgtgggatttccatatactatgtgaaagcaagctcgtgagtattagttaatgagacatgagggattgcatatggaatggtctcatatttgaagcttgctaaattgaaatgaaaaagataataatacatatgaatgaatgattcaacacaagatgtgacttaatggcttgagatggtgaagatagcaaggaaaggcttcgaggtactaagcaagggtgaagggcaagcgacggcttggcggccgaagaacctagctagggtgaagaagaaagtacttgcatttagttgaggtactaatcaagctaagatggtcatattaatgtgaaggatcaaatctatattggtcaagttgattaaagtgacttgatgcatttggagttattcacattcgatgaatggaatcaagtcacatgctcaagatggctatgctcaagtgaaaagatcaatattgacatgttggcatcctcacttgatgaagattgaaagacacggcatcaatttaaagaagatcaactcaaaaggtttaatttcgttttttttagatcttgagttaataggtatgccgtactattaagagggatgcaagtttaggtggtctgaggaagatagagtgctcaagcataataattaaatcaaaagagagacactctagcacttcacgagcacatagaataattttctttgactgtcggtgtcggaagtcccgacgtaagccggaactcccgacagtcggaagtcatgactcttgccggaagtgctgactcccagtcatagCCTGCGTggcgactgtggacgtcggaagtcccgacgtaagtcggaactcccgacagtcggaagtcccgacccaagccggaagtcccggcatcgatggttctactgacctacTGACTGTGCCCAtcggaagtcctgacgtttgtcggaagttccgaccgtcggaagtcccgacgttcgtcggaagttccaacgttggctgtctcgagtggactttgacctcgcatgaacagtgttttcttcatacgtcggaagtcccgagatctgcgtcggaactcccgacgtagatctgaacggttagattttaccttggagtatatatacccgtctcctccattctaaccgttgcccactcatttcattgcaacaaacactcggccaaacaCAGCCcacaagcattctaggctcgccactcttctctcctttgcctccaactttaattcctaaagggtttgagtgattggagagtggattgagtgagaaaaacactttgagcaagcttgagcacttgatttttcttcgtcaagccggtttgatttgcatttgttactcttggggattttcccctagccggcgaggcgtcgcccaagagcttccatcttgtggaagagccttgggaagtttgtattacccttgttttctagtgaagaaactcaagtgacctttgtggtatccttgagtgaggcaaggaggtggaagagactccgacctaagtggtcacctcaacaacgaggacgtaggagctcctttgtggggctgccgaacctcgggataaattcttgtctcccgcgtgcttgttgttgttgtgatttgctcgaatttacatgtatttggttatcttcctctctctagctatttcttagggtttgggcctcgatctacagagtggtggcttatcaacgtcaagagagtgacccaacaccttactttaccactaggaagtgggtttgtaagttatcggcatcacaaagttcattttagcacttgtagttcatttcccataggggtcggaagtgctgacagtttgcgttggaagttctgacctaaactgtcgggacttctgacacgtcggaagttctgacccaaacgtcaggacttctgacacgtcggaagttctgacccaaacgtcaggacttctgacacgtcggaagttctgacccaaactgtcgggacttccgacattaactgactagtgcattttgattcaactctttggttgccgctgtttggctccctaagtttatctagtatcttttatacactttgtggctaacttgtgaggggttgtattactctgatttggagtttctattttggaaactcctattactaatcgtttccgcttttaaaggtgttgatttttcagaaacgcctattcaccccccctctaggcgacatcctagatcctttcactcACCGTTCGGGCTCGGGCTGCAGCCGCGGCGCATACTGCATTACTGCCGCCGGCCGCGTGCGAGCTTGCGGGCGCGGGCCTCGCCCGACTGGCCACCGCCGCGCAGGCCGCCACCGCTCCGTCTTGTCCTCGTACTGCCGCGGACGCGAGCGTTGACCCATAGATCCACCCAATGCGCCGCCCCCACTCCGTCTTGTCCTCATAGAAGCACGAGATGACGCTGATGGCCTCCACGACAGTGGCCGTGTCAAGCGGCTCACGGGGCACGGCCATGGCGCAGGGCGTGAGCTACCTGCACTACGATTGCGTGCCGGCCGTGGCGCACCGCGACCTCCAGCCCAGCAACATCCTGCTCGACGCTGACATGGAGGCGCGCATGGCCGACTTTGGCATCGCCAAGGCGCTCCACGGCGCCGCGCCCAAGTCCATCGTCGCCATGGTGCTGCCGTGACAGCTGCCGCTGCTGTTCACGTCGTTCGCGCTCATGTCCCTCGGGTCGGGCGGCATCTGGCCCTACACGCTGGCGTTCGGGGCGGACCAGCTGGACAAGCGGGACAACAGCGCCAAGAACATGCGGACACTGCAGACCTTCTTCAATTGGTACTACACGGTGCTGGGCCTCTCCATCGTGTTCACGGCCACCGTCATCATGTACATCCAGCAGGCCAGGGGCTGGGTTGTCGACTTCGCCGTGCCCGTCGTGCTTATGGTGGGCAAGATGGAGATCCCCGCGACCTCCTTCAACGTCTTCGCCATCCTGACGCTCACCGTCTGGGTAGCTGTGTACGACCGCGTGCTCATGCGGCCACTGTCCTGGCTCACCGGCCACACGTGCGGGCTCAGCCTGCGGCAGCGGATGGGCGTCGGCCTCGCGCTCTTCGCCGTGGGCATGGCCGTGGCCGCGCACACCGAGAGCGTTCGCCGAGCCGCCGCGATCGCCCAGGAGCTCCGCGACCCGGGGCACCCGGACGAATCGGTGCACATGTCGGCCATGAAGCTGGTGCCGCAGCACTGCCTGACGGGGCTCGCCGAGGGCCTGAACCTGATCGGGCAGATCGAGTTCTACAACTCCGAGTTTCCCAATACCATGTCCAGCATCGGGGTGTCGCTGCTCGCTCTCAGCCTCGGGTTCGGCGCCGTGCTGGGCAGTGCCATCGTCGGCGCCGCGGCCCCACAGGCGCGCGGGCGAGCCGCCACTGCGGGCGTGTGAGGAGGTGCCGTCGCCGCCGTTGTGGGAGCGGGCGAGCTGCTGCCGCGGCCACACAGGCGCGCGAGCAGGTCATCCTCCGCGGCGGCCACCGTTGATGTTGTCGTTCCCCTCCCTGTCTTCGTCGTGCAGCGCGCCCGCCGGGGATGGAGCTCGCGCCGGCGAGGATGGCCTGCGCGCTCGCTAGAGAGCCCGCGCCGAAGCGTGCACGCGGTCGAGCTCGGGCCCGCGACGGTGACTGCGCGCGGCGGAGCCCTTGCCCGCGGCAGAGCACTGGGGCGCCGGAGGAAACTGTTGGAGTTGCGCCGGCGGCCGGCCATGGAGGAGGGGACGAAGCGCCGCCCGAGGAAGCCACCTGCACGCCCGCATGGTCATGACATCATGCCACATCAGCACGAGAAGCCAACGTGGAGAGGTATG
Above is a genomic segment from Miscanthus floridulus cultivar M001 chromosome 3, ASM1932011v1, whole genome shotgun sequence containing:
- the LOC136543981 gene encoding protein NRT1/ PTR FAMILY 1.1-like codes for the protein MSLGSGGIWPYTLAFGADQLDKRDNSAKNMRTLQTFFNWYYTVLGLSIVFTATVIMYIQQARGWVVDFAVPVVLMVGKMEIPATSFNVFAILTLTVWVAVYDRVLMRPLSWLTGHTCGLSLRQRMGVGLALFAVGMAVAAHTESVRRAAAIAQELRDPGHPDESVHMSAMKLVPQHCLTGLAEGLNLIGQIEFYNSEFPNTMSSIGVSLLALSLGFGAVLGSAIVGAAAPQARGRAATAGV